In the Salvelinus fontinalis isolate EN_2023a chromosome 34, ASM2944872v1, whole genome shotgun sequence genome, one interval contains:
- the LOC129832802 gene encoding uncharacterized protein LOC129832802, whose protein sequence is MLHHCSQLMQMFDNKPNPTTRSCFTKPPFNKRLANRSCFTKPPFNKRLANRSCFTKPPFNKRLANRSCFTKPPFNKRLANRSCFTKPPFNKRLANRSCFTKPPFNKRLANRSCFTKPPFNKRLVNRSCFTKPPFNKR, encoded by the exons ATGCTACATCATTGTTCCCAGCTGATGCAGATGTTCG ACAACAAACCAAATCCAACCACCCGCTCGTGCTTCACCAAGCCCCCTTTCAACAAGAGACTAGCCAACCGCTCGTGCTTCACCAAGCCCCCTTTCAACAAGAGACTAGCCAACCGCTCGTGCTTCACCAAGCCCCCTTTCAACAAGAGACTAGCCAACCGCTCGTGCTTCACCAAGCCCCCTTTCAACAAGAGACTAGCCAACCGCTCGTGCTTCACCAAGCCCCCTTTCAACAAGAGACTAGCCAACCGCTCGTGCTTCACCAAGCCCCCTTTCAACAAGAGACTAGCCAACCGCTCGTGCTTCACCAAGCCCCCTTTCAACAAGAGACTAGTCAACCGCTCGTGCTTCACCAAGCCCCCTTTCAACAAGAGATGA
- the LOC129832803 gene encoding uncharacterized protein LOC129832803, with the protein MTDCHKLINNLRGINNKPNPTNRSCFTKPPFNKRLANRSCFTKPPFNKRLANRSCFTKPPFNKRLANRSCFTKPPFNKRLANRSCFTKPPFNKRLANRSCFTKPPFNKRLANRSCFTKPPFNKRLANRSCFTKPPFNKRLANRLCFTKPPFNKRLGNRSFFTKPPFNKRLANRSCFTKPPFNKRLANRSCFTKPPFNKRLANRSCFTKPPFNKRLANRSCFTKPPFNKRLANRSFFTKPPFNKRRANRSLANRSCFTKPPFNKRLANRSCFTKPPFNKRLANRSCFTKPPFTKKLANRSCFTKPPFNKRLANRSCFT; encoded by the exons ATGACTGACTGCCACAAACTCATCAACAACCTTAGAGGGATTA ACAACAAACCAAATCCAACCAACCGCTCGTGCTTCACCAAGCCCCCGTTCAACAAGAGACTAGCCAACCGCTCGTGCTTCACCAAGCCCCCTTTCAACAAGAGACTAGCCAACCGCTCGTGCTTCACCAAGCCCCCTTTCAACAAGAGACTAGCCAATCGCTCGTGCTTCACCAAGCCCCCTTTCAACAAGAGACTAGCCAACCGCTCGTGCTTCACCAAGCCCCCTTTCAACAAGAGACTAGCCAACCGCTCGTGCTTCACCAAGCCCCCTTTCAACAAGAGACTAGCCAACCGCTCGTGCTTCACCAAGCCCCCTTTCAACAAGAGACTAGCCAACCGCTCGTGCTTCACCAAGCCCCCTTTCAACAAGAGACTAGCCAACCGCTTGTGCTTCACCAAGCCCCCTTTCAACAAGAGACTAGGCAACCGCTCGTTCTTCACCAAGCCCCCTTTCAACAAGAGACTAGCCAACCGCTCGTGCTTCACCAAGCCCCCTTTCAACAAGAGACTAGCCAACCGCTCGTGCTTCACCAAGCCCCCTTTCAACAAGAGACTAGCCAACCGCTCGTGCTTCACCAAGCCCCCTTTCAACAAGAGACTAGCCAACCGCTCGTGCTTCACCAAGCCCCCTTTCAACAAGAGACTAGCCAACCGCTCGTTCTTCACCAAGCCCCCTTTCAACAAGAGACGAGCCAACCGCTC ACTAGCCAACCGCTCGTGCTTCACCAAGCCCCCTTTCAACAAGAGACTAGCCAACCGCTCGTGCTTCACCAAGCCCCCTTTCAACAAGAGACTAGCCAACCGCTCGTGCTTCACCAAGCCCCCTTTCACCAAGAAACTAGCCAACCGCTCGTGCTTCACCAAGCCCCCTTTCAACAAGAGACTAGCCAACCGCTCGTGCTTCACCTAG